The window CAAttttctctttggattctcttaggTTTTGAACGGAGTGAGTGAAGTTCTCAGCTCCCTCCACTCCCCCGTTGGgagaaaaaaaggagagagattGAATTTGCATCGAACAGTGAAAAAGAAGCTGTTTTTGGTGCAAAAGAAGATATTTTTGGAAGATGAAAGCTGAGAAACCAATCTGGGTTAGGCATGAGGGTATGCAAATTTTCTCCATTGATGTTCAACCAGGTGGCCTACGCTTCGCTACTGGCGGTGGTGACCACAAGGTATgtacttttcttcttctctaagtcttaattgctttctttttttcctttttttttttgaatttttccaaGGGTCTCAATTTACTGATATCagtttgaattttggattatggaattgctTGGTGTCTATGGATATGGCTTATCGTTTGTTTATATGGATAAGTCGAATATTTTTGTTCCattttgtttgatatttttgCTGAACTCATTGGGAAAAAGAGAGTCTGTTTAGATAGTTGGCGCATGATTACTTGTTAGTCAGGTACTCTGAGGCACGATtgatttcttttttgtttgaatcGTGTAGGTTCGCATATGGAATATGAAGTCTGTTTCTCTAGACTTGGCAAATGATGACTTCACTCAGAGGCTTCTTGCAACCCTGCGGGATCATTTTGGGTCTGTTAACTGTGTTAGGTGGGCTAGGCATGGGAGGTATGTTGCATCGGGGTCTGATGACCAGGTGATATTGATTCATGAGAGAAAACCTGGTTCAGGAACCACTGAATTCGGCAGCGGAGAGCCACCAGATATTGAAAACTGGAAAGTTGCGATGACTTTGAGAGGGCACACCGCAGATGTGGTAATGCAATCGCTTTTACTATTTCAacctcttttgatttactagagaAGTATTCTATGTTTCAGAGAAATTAACTCATCATTATTTCATTACCTTGCTCCTCCAATGTCTTTACATTTTCAACGAGCATCTTTAACTTGGGATCTATTTATCCATGCTTAAAGTAGGTGGATCTCAATTGGTCACCTGATGACTCCACATTGGCTAGTGCGAGTTTGGACAATACTATCCATATATGGAATATGAGCAATGGCATTTGCACTGCTGTTCTAAGGGGCCACTCTAGCCTTGTTAAGGGGGTTGCTTGGGATCCTATTGGATCTTTTATAGCGAGTCAATCTGATGATAAGACTGTCATTATTTGGCGAACTAGTGATTGGAGTCTTGCTCACAGGACAGATGGTCACTGGGCAAAATCAGTATGTATCTTTGTTCTGAAATCTCTTATAGCCCGATAATACTTTCTGTTTTCTAATTGAATTGCCTACTTTTCAGCTTGGATCAACCTTTTTTAGACGGCTTGGATGGTCTCCCTGTGGTCATTTTATCACTACTACTCATGGCTTCCAGAAGCCGAGGCATTCAGCGCCTGTCCTAGAGAGAGGGGAATGGTCTGCAACATTTGACTTCTTAGGACACAATGCCCCAGTTATTGTGGTGAAATTTAACCATTCAATGTTCAGAAGAAATTTTTCCGATGCTCTAGAAGGGAAGGCTGTACCTGTTGGGTGGGCCAATGGTGCTTCCAAGATAGGAAGCAAAGAGGCACAACCATATAATGTTATTGCCATTGGAAGTCAAGATCGAACTATAACAGTGTGGACGACTGCAAGTCCTCGTCCTCTTTTTGTGGCTAAGCATTTCTTCACACAAAGTGTTGTGGATTTATCTTGGTATGCTTGTTATCTATGGCTTCATTGTGTATTTATGTGTGTGCATGGACTAGTTTAGTTCTTCCATCTTGCTAAGTGATACCTATTATTAATTGTTTCCCATTTTAAACAGGAGCCCTGATGGATATTCACTTTTTGCGTGTTCCTTGGATGGAACTGTGGCCAAGTATAATTTCGAGGTGAATGAACTTGGTCAGAGACTAAATGATGCTGAATTAGATGAGTTGAAGAAGAATCGCTATGGTGATGTGAGAGGGCGTCAAGGAAACTTAGCGGAAAGTCCAGCACAATTATTGCTAGAAGCAGCTTCTGCCAAGCAAACACCTAGCAAAAAAGTGGTTTCTGATATCCAACCAAACGAAATAATCGCAAAACCTCATGTCAATGTCACCATTGCTACAAAGACAGTTGAGCCGCAAGTTGGTGATAGTAAGAAGAATGGAGGTCCTGTTGGTGATGGGTCAACCAAAGTTATGAACTCTGTCCGGATTTCTAGCCCAGTTAAACAAAGAGAATATCGAAGACCTGATGGTCGAAAAAGAATTATTCCAGAAGCAGTTGGAATCCCTGCTCAGCAGGAAATCATGTCTTCTGCAGTTCAGTCCCAGGCGCTTGATTTTCCCGTCCTGGTTTCTGATAACAGAAAGGGTACTAATGGGGTTTTACCCAATGATGACGGCATAAGAGGTAGTACCTTCAGTGGAGCACTTGGCCGAAATTCAGATTTGAAAGAACGTTCTGGGGTTACTGCTAGGGCTACAATATCTGAGAGCCTGGTGATTGAGAAGGTCCCAGCTACTACTGGAAGGGAAGGAATCATCAATGTTGAGCAGTTGGGAAATTCGGCAACTTCTAGTTCCTCGACTGCTTCTGGTGCAAGTCTTTCCATCAGGGTATTCGATAAGAAAGGTGGAGACGATACTTCACCTATTTGTTTGGAAGCACACCCAAGAGAACATGCCGTGAATGACATTGTAGGGGTGGGAAGTACGTCCACAATGAGAGAAACAGAAATCTCTTGCACAAAGGGGACTCAAGTACTGTGGTCTGATAGGATATCCGGAAAAGTCACTGTCCTAGCTGGAAATGCAAATTTTTGGGCAGTTGGGTGTGAAGATGGATGCCTGCAGGTAAACATgattttatttgtatattatgGTTTGCTTTTCACTCTGGCTTGTTAAACCCAGTGTCCTTTATACTTTTTCACCCCTTCTATCTTAACCTTTCAAAATGTCATCATAgtatattttgatggtatttggAAATATCTGTTGTGTTAAATTGCACATGTTTTATGCTAAATAAATATCCCTATAGCTTCTTCAGAGCTAGTAAGCCATTACAACCTACCTAAGCAAAGTTTTATTCTTTACACTGTGCTTGTCTTTTTGTTGTCAAATTAAGACTCATCCTGAAAGGTTCCTTTGCACCTATCATCACATATGACATACCTTGATGTTTTCAAGACCTATGCTAATTCTTAAATGATCGTTTCTGTTTTAATATTTATgcttatataataatttttcaaTACAAATTTTTGTAACTGGCCATGGTGTGTCCTATGTTGTTTAGAATTTTCCTTACCCATAGATGTGTTCAGCTGTATTGTGTATCGTGTTGTATCCATCTTCTTTAGAATGTCACACTGACTATTCTATATTAATTGATGCCTATGTTACCAAAAAAAAAGATATACACAAAGTGTGGGAGACGAGCAATACCTGCGATGATGATGGGATCTGCAGCAACATTCATAGATTGTGATGAGTGCTGGAAATTGTTGCTGGTGACAAGGAAAGGGTCCCTTTACTTATGGGATTTATTTAACCGAACCTGTCTTCTTAATGACTCGCTGGCATCTCTTGTTGCTTTGGGACCTAGTTCATCTGCCAAAGATGCAGGTACTATAACTTGCCTGCATATGTTTAATATATGAGATGCTTGGTTTCTTACTATTATATTAGTGCTAATTGTAATCCTTATGTAAAGACAAGTATAAGTTTCCGACAATTTTTTCATATTCTTCtgctataattttttcttttccagGAACAATCAAAGTTATATCTGCAAAACTATCGAAATCCGGTTCTCCTCTCATTGTTTTGGCCACTCGCCATGCTTTTCTATTTGACATGAGTCTCAAGTGTTGGTTAAGGGTTGCAGATGACTGCTTCCCTGCATCAAATTTCGCCAGCTCTTGGAGTTTAGGTTCAATTCATAGTGGTGAGCTGGCATCCTTGCAGGTTGATGTTAGAAAATATTTGGCCCGGAAACCAGGATGGACTaggtatgtatttatttatttctgtatTTGGTACTGCGTCCTCCCCTCCCCCAGGCaccgaaaaaaaaattgatgttaTTGAGTACTTTTACGACATTGATTTATCGTACTTTAGGACATGTAAAAAGCATTAACCGAGTAATGAAAACAAAGCAGACTTCTTCTCTAGGGTGTTTGATTCATGCTTGTAAATTACTTTTCCACGTGTACGATAGTATCGAGTTTTAGTGAAACACTTTCTAAACATGAACATTTTTCATGCAGATTGACAGATGACGGAGTGCAGACACGTGCTCATTTGGAAGCTCAACTGGCTTCTTCTTTGGCTTTGGGATCTCCCAATGAATATCGCCAGTGTTTATTATCCTATGTTCGCTTTCTTGCAAGGTATTCTTATACACTCCATTTACTTGATGTAAATCAAATGTGATTTGGAACATTCTCATTCTTGCATATATGGACCATGAGGCGCTCTATGCAATTATACTACCTGAAGACTAAACCAAGATTATAAAATGATTTCAGAGAAGCAGATGAATCTCGATTACGAGAAGTCTGCGAGAGTTTCCTTGGACCTCCAACAGGGATGGCTGAAGAAGCATTATCAGATTCAAAAAGCTTAGCATGGGATCCTCTTGTACTTGTAAGTCTAATCTATTTATATACTTTTTCAGGCAGGGGGAAAAATAGTTGAGAGATAGAATTGTGAATGCTTGCTAagattactattttattttgttctgccTGTTTGTTTTTGCTCTCATAAAATGAAGCTATATAGTGAATGAATCAGCTTAAGTGAGTTCGATTGTTAATGAATTTTGTTCCTCATCATCTTGAAATTTTCGATTTGGATATTTGCAGGGACTGAAGAAACACAAACTTCTTAAGGAGGATATCCTTCCATCAATGGCTTCAAACAGGAAAGTCCAGAGACTGCTTAATGAATTTATGGACCTCTTATCGGAATACGAGATTGCCGACACCAATCAAGACCAAAGAAACCCCGCGGTACTCAAGACAGCATTGCCAAAAGCCGATCAAATTGAGAATTGTTCATTAACAACAGATAAAGTCAATAATGCTCTGCAAAAATCAGATACGAACCCTCGTGAATGTGCAGCCATAGATTGCAACAAGGACAGTCCCCAGGTAGCAAAAGATCCAAAGGATTCCACTCCTTCCCTTGGAAATGAAGAAAATCCAGATGCATGCGGAGTTGATGAAGTTGTCCCAGATTCACAGCCGATGGAAGACGGTTCTTGACTTGGACATAGATAGTGCATGCAATTGGAGGAAGCCTTTCACCATGTAGTGTATCAACTACTTGGTATGTTTTCTAACATGGCctgaatgaatgaatgttgaATCCACACCCTTCTGCATTTTCCAAGCAAATCTATTACATTACACCtttttccattttggccaatagGAATCAATTTCTATTGATGCTCAAATTATGTCTAATTTGTACACTATAAGAGCTTTCATCTAAAGCTAGCTGATCCATCTTCACTAACTGGAGTACAACAGTTCTTCTAAAGATAGCAAAGATATATTTAGTTTCTATTTTGCTTTATACAATTTCAAGTGCTGGCAAAATTAGAGCTGGTCAATGTTGTAAATCTGAACCATGGTGTTAGTTTTGTCTAACAACTATGGTAAACTCCATCTCTGTATAATATGTGACCGCTGAtggtgttttttatttatttattaatttttttatggaagcaattattatatacttttaataAACGGTGCTCACTattatttgtgttattttttttttcagaggaATGTATGAGTACAAGTTTAACACTTCACATTTTGAAATCCTCAATAAAAAAGGTACAATAGCATAGACATACAAAGTATACGGAGAAGTAGTTTATATATTCAAATAACATTAACAggaaaaagtatttataaaatatgagcaactttataaataaatttgaattcTTAAGAGCCTCTTTTTATGCATTTCTTGTTGCCGTGGAATTGTTTTTGTGTATTCTGCAATATCTATCTTATCCATcagctttcttttattaatattattaaaaattaattattgaatcaGTTATAATAtacttgtatataaatatatgtttacTGTAAATATGATACATAATAGAGCATAATGAAGTTTGATTTATATAGGTAATCTTATTTAGTGGGATAaagttttttgttgttttattgttatttaatttatttttaatatatattttgtattttaatttttatattaatgactgatttgataattaaattttagtgtagttgattaatattttgtaaaaatgAGTTGTTCGTGGTGGAATTCTAATCATAAGATGCAAAGCAGCAATTTTGGTGTCCAATTAGGTTAATGTCAAATAAAATCTGAATAAATTTCACAAAATTGATTATGCTATTCTATCACTATCACGAATTTGACCGTGGGAAAAGCACAAGGGAGGAAGAGATGAGACATGAGATGAGAAGAGTATCACTATAATTTAATGTTTGTTCAGATTTCAGAAGGTGATTCTTTAATTTCCCTGCTTCAATTAGCTTCTAAAATTGAGATTATTCAAATGAAGTATTGAGAGAGGAAATGAATTTAAATTATCTAACTCTAAAATAGGAGAATTTTAATCTAGTAAAATTCTTTATAAAATGCATTAGATTAGATATTCCATTATTCCTTCAAGAATATGAAATTTCTCACCAACACAAGTGATTCAGTGTCACTTGTTAATCACTGTTTCAAATTTCAATTGTAACGTTAGAAAACCATTACAATGTCCTTTTCTAGTTTTCTTTATTGCTCTGAAAAGGAGGAGCGCACACGGTTTTGCATAACGGTATCTCCGAACATAATAACGAAGAATATTGCTCTTTTCTATGCAAAAGAAAAGgccaaaaagaaataaaataatgtaACCCTTCAATCAAACCCTTTTACACGTGTATACACCTAGGTGTGTATGTGTATGTGTACGGTAACCAGGGTTAACACTTATCTCTTTCTTTCGTCAAAACAGTATATTATACGGAGTATGAAGTAGAATGCTACGTATACTATACTAGGCGGCTACACGCGTTTGTCTTGTTCCACACACAAaccatttttctctctctttcttcctctccttgtgttttttcatatttttccgAGTCAATGTTAAGAACCCTTTACCTGTTCTTTGTTTTCTCTGCAATCTTGAATTGAAAACTCTTCATTTGGCTCAATTAACAGAACCCCATTACGCCATTTCTTCTTCCTGGTGCTAAAGCTAGGAACtttcttctgcttctgcttctgggGGTGGTAAGAAAGATATTACTTTTCTGTTCTTTCTGCCCTTTCTTTCCTCTGTTGA is drawn from Arachis hypogaea cultivar Tifrunner chromosome 12, arahy.Tifrunner.gnm2.J5K5, whole genome shotgun sequence and contains these coding sequences:
- the LOC112726507 gene encoding protein HIRA isoform X1, which produces MKAEKPIWVRHEGMQIFSIDVQPGGLRFATGGGDHKVRIWNMKSVSLDLANDDFTQRLLATLRDHFGSVNCVRWARHGRYVASGSDDQVILIHERKPGSGTTEFGSGEPPDIENWKVAMTLRGHTADVVDLNWSPDDSTLASASLDNTIHIWNMSNGICTAVLRGHSSLVKGVAWDPIGSFIASQSDDKTVIIWRTSDWSLAHRTDGHWAKSLGSTFFRRLGWSPCGHFITTTHGFQKPRHSAPVLERGEWSATFDFLGHNAPVIVVKFNHSMFRRNFSDALEGKAVPVGWANGASKIGSKEAQPYNVIAIGSQDRTITVWTTASPRPLFVAKHFFTQSVVDLSWSPDGYSLFACSLDGTVAKYNFEVNELGQRLNDAELDELKKNRYGDVRGRQGNLAESPAQLLLEAASAKQTPSKKVVSDIQPNEIIAKPHVNVTIATKTVEPQVGDSKKNGGPVGDGSTKVMNSVRISSPVKQREYRRPDGRKRIIPEAVGIPAQQEIMSSAVQSQALDFPVLVSDNRKGTNGVLPNDDGIRGSTFSGALGRNSDLKERSGVTARATISESLVIEKVPATTGREGIINVEQLGNSATSSSSTASGASLSIRVFDKKGGDDTSPICLEAHPREHAVNDIVGVGSTSTMRETEISCTKGTQVLWSDRISGKVTVLAGNANFWAVGCEDGCLQIYTKCGRRAIPAMMMGSAATFIDCDECWKLLLVTRKGSLYLWDLFNRTCLLNDSLASLVALGPSSSAKDAGTIKVISAKLSKSGSPLIVLATRHAFLFDMSLKCWLRVADDCFPASNFASSWSLGSIHSGELASLQVDVRKYLARKPGWTRLTDDGVQTRAHLEAQLASSLALGSPNEYRQCLLSYVRFLAREADESRLREVCESFLGPPTGMAEEALSDSKSLAWDPLVLGLKKHKLLKEDILPSMASNRKVQRLLNEFMDLLSEYEIADTNQDQRNPAVLKTALPKADQIENCSLTTDKVNNALQKSDTNPRECAAIDCNKDSPQVAKDPKDSTPSLGNEENPDACGVDEVVPDSQPMEDGS
- the LOC112726507 gene encoding protein HIRA isoform X2 produces the protein MSNGICTAVLRGHSSLVKGVAWDPIGSFIASQSDDKTVIIWRTSDWSLAHRTDGHWAKSLGSTFFRRLGWSPCGHFITTTHGFQKPRHSAPVLERGEWSATFDFLGHNAPVIVVKFNHSMFRRNFSDALEGKAVPVGWANGASKIGSKEAQPYNVIAIGSQDRTITVWTTASPRPLFVAKHFFTQSVVDLSWSPDGYSLFACSLDGTVAKYNFEVNELGQRLNDAELDELKKNRYGDVRGRQGNLAESPAQLLLEAASAKQTPSKKVVSDIQPNEIIAKPHVNVTIATKTVEPQVGDSKKNGGPVGDGSTKVMNSVRISSPVKQREYRRPDGRKRIIPEAVGIPAQQEIMSSAVQSQALDFPVLVSDNRKGTNGVLPNDDGIRGSTFSGALGRNSDLKERSGVTARATISESLVIEKVPATTGREGIINVEQLGNSATSSSSTASGASLSIRVFDKKGGDDTSPICLEAHPREHAVNDIVGVGSTSTMRETEISCTKGTQVLWSDRISGKVTVLAGNANFWAVGCEDGCLQIYTKCGRRAIPAMMMGSAATFIDCDECWKLLLVTRKGSLYLWDLFNRTCLLNDSLASLVALGPSSSAKDAGTIKVISAKLSKSGSPLIVLATRHAFLFDMSLKCWLRVADDCFPASNFASSWSLGSIHSGELASLQVDVRKYLARKPGWTRLTDDGVQTRAHLEAQLASSLALGSPNEYRQCLLSYVRFLAREADESRLREVCESFLGPPTGMAEEALSDSKSLAWDPLVLGLKKHKLLKEDILPSMASNRKVQRLLNEFMDLLSEYEIADTNQDQRNPAVLKTALPKADQIENCSLTTDKVNNALQKSDTNPRECAAIDCNKDSPQVAKDPKDSTPSLGNEENPDACGVDEVVPDSQPMEDGS